From Deltaproteobacteria bacterium, one genomic window encodes:
- a CDS encoding ABC transporter ATP-binding protein, translating into MITVNAINKFFHRGSINEVHSLRELSLDIAEGDFITIIGSNGAGKSTFLSCLAGTHAVDSGQILVDGQNVTPWPEHKRARFIGRVFQDPLSGTFSGGTIAQNMALAAKRGQWRGLGRGVKRTDMALFTERLKTLELGLENRLKDRVGLLSGGQRQALTMIMATLVRPRLLLLDEHTAALDPKTAAQILKLTTQIVSGHNLTTLMVTHNMHQALALGNRLIMMHQGQIILDARGADKSRLTVESLLDKFQSLRDADISDRMLLG; encoded by the coding sequence ATGATCACCGTCAACGCCATCAACAAATTTTTTCATCGTGGCAGCATCAACGAGGTGCACAGTCTTCGCGAGCTCTCGCTGGACATAGCCGAAGGCGATTTCATCACCATCATCGGCTCCAATGGAGCCGGCAAATCGACCTTTCTCTCCTGCCTGGCGGGAACCCATGCCGTGGATTCGGGACAGATCCTCGTGGACGGCCAGAACGTAACCCCCTGGCCCGAGCATAAGCGGGCCCGGTTCATCGGCCGGGTTTTTCAAGATCCGCTTTCAGGCACGTTCAGCGGAGGAACCATCGCCCAAAACATGGCGCTGGCCGCGAAGCGCGGCCAATGGCGCGGCTTGGGCCGGGGAGTCAAACGGACGGACATGGCTCTGTTCACGGAACGGCTCAAAACCCTGGAGCTGGGTCTAGAAAATCGGCTAAAGGACCGCGTCGGGCTGCTCTCCGGCGGTCAACGCCAAGCCCTGACCATGATCATGGCGACCCTTGTCCGTCCCCGCCTGCTGCTTCTGGACGAGCACACCGCGGCCCTGGACCCGAAAACAGCGGCCCAGATTCTCAAACTGACCACGCAAATTGTTTCTGGTCACAATTTGACCACCCTCATGGTCACGCACAACATGCATCAGGCCCTGGCCCTTGGAAATCGTCTGATCATGATGCACCAAGGACAAATCATCCTGGACGCGCGCGGCGCGGACAAATCCAGGCTGACCGTTGAGTCCCTGCTCGATAAATTTCAAAGTCTTCGCGATGCCGACATTTCGGATCGCATGCTCCTGGGATGA
- a CDS encoding ABC transporter permease, which produces MTLYALLGALEQGFLYGLMALGVYLTFRILDFPDLTVDGSLPLGAAVCAVTITSGHSPYLGLILAAGAGFLAGAMTAILNTKLKILHLLASILTMISLYSINIRIMGGPNVALLGTPSILTDLERLGLPAYQLGPGCFFVVAMLITVALIWFLGTEYGQAMLATGDNRQMITALGVNTDNVLILGVGLSNALVAFSGALIAQNQGAADVNMGVGTIVAGLASVILGETLMGTSTIARACMAVIIGSVAYRTAIALALGADIGGFSFTPSDLNLITAGLVVLALTSPMLKRRIFR; this is translated from the coding sequence ATGACTCTTTACGCACTTCTCGGCGCCCTGGAACAGGGCTTTCTCTACGGACTCATGGCCCTGGGCGTTTACCTGACCTTCCGTATCCTCGACTTTCCCGACCTCACCGTGGACGGCAGCCTCCCCCTTGGGGCCGCTGTCTGCGCCGTGACGATCACCTCCGGACACAGCCCCTATCTTGGGTTGATCCTGGCCGCTGGCGCGGGTTTTCTGGCTGGCGCCATGACCGCCATTTTGAACACCAAGCTCAAAATTCTGCATCTCCTGGCTTCGATCCTGACCATGATTTCCCTTTATTCCATCAATATCCGTATTATGGGCGGACCCAACGTCGCCCTGCTGGGCACCCCGTCCATTCTGACGGATTTGGAACGCCTGGGCCTTCCCGCGTATCAGCTCGGTCCGGGCTGTTTTTTTGTCGTCGCCATGCTGATCACCGTTGCCCTGATCTGGTTCCTGGGCACGGAATATGGGCAAGCCATGCTGGCCACGGGCGACAACCGGCAAATGATCACGGCCCTGGGCGTGAATACCGACAATGTCCTCATCCTGGGCGTGGGCCTGTCCAACGCCCTGGTGGCCTTCAGTGGCGCCCTGATCGCCCAGAACCAGGGCGCGGCCGACGTGAACATGGGCGTGGGAACCATCGTCGCGGGACTGGCCTCGGTCATCCTCGGAGAAACCTTGATGGGGACTTCCACCATTGCCCGGGCATGCATGGCGGTCATTATCGGCTCCGTGGCCTACCGGACAGCGATCGCCCTGGCCTTGGGGGCGGATATCGGTGGGTTTTCGTTCACTCCAAGCGACCTGAATCTGATCACGGCCGGCCTTGTGGTCCTGGCTCTGACCTCGCCCATGCTCAAACGGAGAATCTTCCGATGA
- a CDS encoding ribonuclease HI, giving the protein MNSEVTIYTDGSSLGNPGPGGWAAILIWEGVRKEFFKGYRQTTNNRMEIRGVLHALEQLSKPCHVTIHTDSRYVCDAVEKRWIQNWIRNGWKTSGKKPVKNRDLWERLIPLLKTHDVRLVWIKAHAGHPENERCDELAKIAASGGNLPVDQGYSPEI; this is encoded by the coding sequence ATGAATTCAGAAGTCACGATTTATACCGATGGATCAAGCCTCGGCAATCCCGGGCCTGGAGGCTGGGCGGCAATCCTGATCTGGGAAGGCGTCCGGAAAGAATTCTTCAAAGGCTATCGCCAGACAACCAACAACCGCATGGAAATTCGTGGCGTATTGCATGCCCTGGAGCAGCTCTCCAAACCATGCCACGTCACCATTCACACCGATTCCAGGTATGTTTGCGACGCCGTGGAAAAACGCTGGATCCAGAACTGGATTCGCAATGGCTGGAAAACCTCGGGAAAAAAGCCCGTCAAAAACCGAGACCTCTGGGAACGACTGATCCCGCTCCTCAAAACCCATGATGTACGTCTGGTCTGGATCAAGGCTCATGCCGGCCATCCCGAAAACGAGCGCTGTGACGAATTGGCCAAAATTGCCGCGTCGGGCGGCAACCTCCCCGTGGATCAGGGATACAGCCCTGAAATCTGA